The DNA segment AGATAATAAAACAAAAGCAATGCAGCTTTTAAAATCGCAATTGTATGAAATTGAGCTTAAAAAGCGACAAGCAGTACGCGATGAAATAGAAGCAGGAAAAATGAAAATTGAATGGGGTTCTCAAATTCGTAACTATGTCATGCATCCTTATAAATTAGTTAAAGATGTACGATCGCACCACGAAAGCAGCGATGTAGAGGGTATCATGAATGGAAACATTGACGAATTCCTAAAAGCATACCTCATGATGATGGGGCAAAAAGAAGAAGAATAAAACTTTTATATACTATTAAACTTAAATACAGTAGACATCCTAAAAGCAATTATAATTTTTTTAGACAATGTTTTTAGGGTGTTCTTTTTAACATAAATGTTTTTAATGTTAAAAAATATTGTATTTTGGTACAAGGTTTACTAAACATAGTATCTCACTAAAAAATCTATCTCTAAACTAAATGATTTTAGGCACACTAAATTTTATTCCGGAAACCGAGTCTCGACGACTTGAAAAGCTGCGTGAGTATCAAATACTAGACACGCACTCCGAAGACACTTTCGATAATATTGCTTTGCTAGCATCGCAAATATTTGGTGTTCCTAATGCCTTTATCTCATTTGTAGATGAAGAAAGGGTGTTTTTTAAATCAAACCTAAGCAGTCTTCCGTTTAACGAAGTAGACCGCAAACATAGTCTTTGCAGCCTTGCCATATTACACGATAAAGTTACCGTGTTTAATGACACTTACAAACATCCGCATTTAATGGAAACCCCCTATGTTAGTGAAAAAGGAGGTATACGTTTTTATGCAGGCGCACCTTTAAAGTCGCCTGAAGGACATAATATGGGTACTATATGCGTAGTAGACTCTATACCAAGAGAAACTACAGAAGAACAATTGGGAATGTTAAAGACTTTATCTAGAATCATAATCGATAAACTAGAAAATAAGCTACGCTATAATAAAGGTATTAAGTCGCAAATAAACTTAATGAATATTGCGTTACATGAAATTAAAAATCCGCTTGCTTCTATAAACTTAGCAAATGATATACTTATTAAAGATATTAGTAAGAAAGATAAAATGACGACAATGATAAAATCGTCTGTTTCTAGAATACAAAGTAAACTTGCCGATCTTTTAAAACAATCTGAAGAAGAAGAAAACAGTGACGTAATACTAGCTATAGAACCAGTAGATCTAAATGAAGTATTTACTAAAACACTGAATAACTTCGAGTTACTTGCTAGTAGAAAAAGACAATCAATAGAACTAAATTGCGAATGCAATCTGCCTACTATTAATGCTGATAAGGCTAAAATATCTGATGTGATGCACAATTTAGTAAGTAATGCCATAAAATATTCATACAAAGGAGCTACTATTAGTATAATGGCTCGAAAAATTGATGAAGTAGTAGAAATAGAAGTTCGCGATGAAGGGCAAGGACTTGATGACGATGATATGAAAAAATTATTTACCAAGTTTGCAAAACTTAGCTCTAAGCCTACTGGAAAAGAAACTTCAAGCGGACTAGGACTATCAATATCAAAATCCTTTATAGAGTTGCACAACGGTACTATAAGCGCAATAAGTGATGGTAAAGATAAAGGTACTTCGTTTATCATATCATTACCTATAGCTTATAAAAAGGATGAGGCTATAATGCATCATGAATACTAGGGTAAGGCTTGCTACCTATCCTAGTTCTTTATAAATTACGTCTCAAAATTTCTTTAAGAGGTTAATAATTGTTAACTTAATACCCTAATTAAGTTACTATTATGAACCATAATAAGGCGTTATTGCATACTCCTGCATTATCTCGAGAAAAATCATTAAAAACACTTGTTGAGAACCGTACTGTATACTCTTTAGACAACTGTGAACTAAACCTATTTGAAACCTACCAGGAATCATTATTAGTTCCCTTAAAGTTTAATGATTTAGTCGTAACCAGTATGCTGCGTGGCAAAAAAGTAATGCACCTTTTTGACGATCCCGCTTTTGAATACTTACCAGGAGAGACGGTAGTTGTACCCTCAAATGTAGAGATGAAAATAGATTTCCCTGAGGCATCTTCTAAAAACCCTACGCAATGCCTAGCCTTAGCTATAGATAATAATAAAATAAGTGAAACACTACATTTTTTAAATGAGCGATACCCAAAAGAGGAAGGTATAGATTGGAAACTAAATCATGATAATTATTTCTTTTATAATAACACGGAGCTTGCCGCTACTATAAATAAACTCATACGTGAATGCATGAGCACATCGGTAACTAAAGATGCTTTAGCCGACTTAGCTTTACAGGAACTTATTGTACGTATTATTCAAACCCAAACTGTAATTGCTATAGATCAAGAAAAAGATATGGTAACTGATAGTCCTATACATTATATTGCTGAATATATCAGGAAAAATATAACCCGTACTATTACACTAAAAGAACTCAGTAATAAAGCCTGTATGAGTACTACATCCTTTTACAGGTATTTTAAAAGAGAGTTGGGTATGAGTCCCATAGAGTTTATTTTAAATGAAAAAATAAAACAAGCGAAACAACTATTAAAAAACCCAAGTATGCAGGTAAACGAAGTATGTTTTCTTGCTGGGTTTGATGATTGTAATTATTTTATCAGGATATTTAAAAAACACGAAGGTATTACACCAAAGCAATATCAAATACTTAACATCAACAACTAAGCTTTGAAAAAAAATATATTAGATATAGTCTATAATTTTTTCATAGACTCTAATGATTTCAATGGAATTCCTTTAAGGAAAATTTCTAAAAACTTAAATATTGATTACATAAGCTCCATCGAAACTATAAAAGAATTAGTGAATGAAGATAAAGTATCTATACAGTCAAGTACAAACCCGAATATAATTGGGTTTCAACATTATCCACAAAACATACAAATTCAGATTCTAGAAGATGCAAAATTAATCGAAATTTCTTATTCAAAATTTGGAGATTTTACCATTGAAAGTGAAAATACTGAATTTCCAATATGCTTATATCCCTCAAAAGAGTATTTAGTTAAAAATAGGGATTTAAAGGATTTTGAAAGGGCGGAGTACTCAAAAAGATTGGCTTTAGCAGAGCCTCATTTAGAACCTGTATTTTTTGAAATGGATGTTTTGGATCGTTACATTACTGACCCGAGATATGACTTCAAATTTGAAGATTATTCTGGTAGCATAATTCATACTCATGATGAACAAGACACCCCTCATTTAAGAGAGGAAGATCAAATTTTTTTAAATACATTTGGATTAGCATTTGGCACGAATAATGACAGAATAATAGCTGTTTATTTAAGGTATTTAAAAGACTTAACACCTGATCATCAAACATATTGGAAAACTAAAGAAATAGGAGGTGCTTGTAAGGTACTCAAGGAATATCATGACAATATAGTTTTAGGTAATTGGAATACTTCATACTCAATTTTTAATGGTTTTATTGGTGAACTAAACTGCCTTTATGACTTAAGTCAGTTTATATTTAGTAAACCATTATTATTAAAAAAATTTAATGAAGAAAAACGTCTGCGAGAGTTTACATATTTTTTAAGCCCTACATCTAAAAATTATTCTGATTTTGTGTTGCTTTTAGACAAAATGATGTCTGAAAATCTAAATAAAGATTTTTTTAAAAATAAAGTTGAGTTGTTTGATTTAGAAGAATTAGGAAACGGAATTGTTGAGAGAAAACCTAAAGGAACAATCAGGCTTTTTGAAGAATGGATTTCAAGTCAATTTAAATCAAGTAACGATAATGATTTAAAGAATCTTTTTAAGATTTTTAAAGATATAAGAAAAGAACGTCAAAGCCCTGCACATAAGATAATAGAAAATAAATATGACAAAAATTATACCCAAAAGCGTATTGATCTAGTTAAAAAAGGCTACAACTCAATGAGAATCCTTCGTCATATTTTCCAACAACACCCTCACGCTAAAACATTTAACACACCTAAATGGCTTGAAAATTCAGACATAAAAAATTTTTAATAAATATTTTAATTCTCTTTAAATCGTAAAGGCTCTAAGTTATCCTGTTCTACCTCAGTAAAAAGTCGCGATTCTATTATAAATCTTTTGCCTGTAGGTATCTCTAACGAAAAACTTGCTCCCCTGCCCTGAGTAGCATTTAAAGTTAAGTGCGTGTGTTTCCAATATTCAAACTGGTCGCGACTCATCCAAAATTCACATCCTTCTACATCTCCTAAACATACATCGCTATCTCCTATTTTAAATTCTCCTTTCGAAAAGCACATGGGTTGCGACCCGTCGCAACATCCACCACTTTGATGAAACATTAACTCACCATGTCTTTCTTTAAGTTCGTTTATTAGTTCTATTGCTTTATCTGTTACATCTACTCTTTTATACATCTATTATTTTTTAGTATTAAAAATTTAAAAAAAGCCGCAGGTCTCAGTATATCACAAGTTGAAACCAACGGCTGTATTATTTAAATAGTGTTTTTACTTATCTGCTATTTGTAACACCATACGCCCATCTATTTGTCCTTTTTTCATTTTATCAAACACATCATTTATATCGTCTAGTTTAGCAGCAGTAACATTAGCTTTTACCTTACCTTCAACAGCAAATTGTATTGCTTCCTGAAGGTCTTTTCGCGTTCCTACAATAGAACCTCTAATAGTTATACGATTTAGCACGGTATCGAATATAGACAGATCAAAATTACCCGGAGGCAAACCGTTTAATGCCATAGTACCTTTTCGCCTTAATGTTTCAAGTCCTTGTTTAAATGCAATTGGTGAAACAGCAGTAACCAGAGCACCATGCATACCTCCAGTTTCTTTTTTAAGATACTCGCCTGGATTTTGTTCTTTGGCGTTTACTACCAAGTCTGCGCCGAGTCTTTTAGCTAAGTCTAGTTTATCATCAGCTACGTCAATAGCAGCTACATGCATACCCATAGCCTTAGCATACTGTACCGCCACATGACCTAACCCACCTATGCCAGAAATAGCAACCCATTCGCCCGGTTTGGTTTCAGTTTCTTTAAGTCCTTTATATACCGTAACTCCTGCACAAAGTATAGGTGCCATTTCTAGAAAGTTAACGTTTGAAGGTAAATGCCCTACATAGCGTGCATCAGCAATTACATATTCGGCAAAACCGCCATCTACACTATAGCCACCGTTTTCTTGCGTTTCACATAACGTTTCCCAACCTGTTATACAATAGTCGCAACAACCACAAGTACTGTATAACCAAGGTACACCCACAGCATCGCCCTCCTTTACATTATTAACATCTGGTCCTACAGCTACTACATAACCCACACCTTCGTGCCCTGGTATAAGTGGCATTTTAGGCTTTACTGGCCAATCGCCCTCTACAGCATGCAAATCGGTATGACACACACCACTAGCTATAACTTTTACTAATATTTGGTTTTTACCAGGTCTCTTTACTGCTACTTCTTCTATTTGTAATGGTTTGCCAAATTCGCGAATTACCGCAGCTTTCATCGTTTTAGGTAACATAATTTATTGATTTAGATTGTATTAAAGATATAAAAAAATAAGCTGTCCCTTTCAGGACAGCTTTGTCAGACAAAATATATTAGAAGAAGCCTAATTTCTTTTTATCATATGATATTAGCATGTTTTTAGTCTGTCTGTAATGTTCTAACATCATTTTATGATTCTCTCTACCAAAACCAGATTTTTTATATCCTCCAAACGGTGCATGTGCAGGATAAGCATGATAATTATTTACCCATACCCTACCTGCTTGTATAGCGCGTGGCACCTGGTATAGCTCATGAGCGTCGCGTGTCCATACCCCTGCTCCTAAACCATAAAGTGTATCATTAGCTATCTCTATAGCTTCTTCTACTGTTTTAAAAGTGGTTACACATACTACAGGACCAAATATTTCTTCCTGAAATATTCTCATTTTG comes from the Flavobacterium arcticum genome and includes:
- a CDS encoding DUF779 domain-containing protein, which encodes MYKRVDVTDKAIELINELKERHGELMFHQSGGCCDGSQPMCFSKGEFKIGDSDVCLGDVEGCEFWMSRDQFEYWKHTHLTLNATQGRGASFSLEIPTGKRFIIESRLFTEVEQDNLEPLRFKEN
- a CDS encoding AraC family transcriptional regulator; the protein is MNHNKALLHTPALSREKSLKTLVENRTVYSLDNCELNLFETYQESLLVPLKFNDLVVTSMLRGKKVMHLFDDPAFEYLPGETVVVPSNVEMKIDFPEASSKNPTQCLALAIDNNKISETLHFLNERYPKEEGIDWKLNHDNYFFYNNTELAATINKLIRECMSTSVTKDALADLALQELIVRIIQTQTVIAIDQEKDMVTDSPIHYIAEYIRKNITRTITLKELSNKACMSTTSFYRYFKRELGMSPIEFILNEKIKQAKQLLKNPSMQVNEVCFLAGFDDCNYFIRIFKKHEGITPKQYQILNINN
- the adhP gene encoding alcohol dehydrogenase AdhP, with product MLPKTMKAAVIREFGKPLQIEEVAVKRPGKNQILVKVIASGVCHTDLHAVEGDWPVKPKMPLIPGHEGVGYVVAVGPDVNNVKEGDAVGVPWLYSTCGCCDYCITGWETLCETQENGGYSVDGGFAEYVIADARYVGHLPSNVNFLEMAPILCAGVTVYKGLKETETKPGEWVAISGIGGLGHVAVQYAKAMGMHVAAIDVADDKLDLAKRLGADLVVNAKEQNPGEYLKKETGGMHGALVTAVSPIAFKQGLETLRRKGTMALNGLPPGNFDLSIFDTVLNRITIRGSIVGTRKDLQEAIQFAVEGKVKANVTAAKLDDINDVFDKMKKGQIDGRMVLQIADK
- a CDS encoding GAF domain-containing sensor histidine kinase, encoding MILGTLNFIPETESRRLEKLREYQILDTHSEDTFDNIALLASQIFGVPNAFISFVDEERVFFKSNLSSLPFNEVDRKHSLCSLAILHDKVTVFNDTYKHPHLMETPYVSEKGGIRFYAGAPLKSPEGHNMGTICVVDSIPRETTEEQLGMLKTLSRIIIDKLENKLRYNKGIKSQINLMNIALHEIKNPLASINLANDILIKDISKKDKMTTMIKSSVSRIQSKLADLLKQSEEEENSDVILAIEPVDLNEVFTKTLNNFELLASRKRQSIELNCECNLPTINADKAKISDVMHNLVSNAIKYSYKGATISIMARKIDEVVEIEVRDEGQGLDDDDMKKLFTKFAKLSSKPTGKETSSGLGLSISKSFIELHNGTISAISDGKDKGTSFIISLPIAYKKDEAIMHHEY